One Pseudomonas rhizophila DNA window includes the following coding sequences:
- a CDS encoding acyl-CoA thioesterase, whose amino-acid sequence MIELEQEDPIPQGDLALQITALPRETNGFGDIFGGWLVSQMDLAGTAMASKVAGGRVATVAIDRMAFLVPVAVGAQLSFYTQALEIGRSSIQMMVEVWSDDPLSSEWRKVTEAVFVFVAIDGSGRTRSVPPRAR is encoded by the coding sequence ATGATAGAGCTCGAACAGGAAGATCCAATCCCGCAAGGCGACCTGGCCCTGCAAATCACCGCGCTTCCCCGCGAAACCAACGGCTTTGGCGATATTTTCGGCGGCTGGCTGGTTTCCCAGATGGACTTGGCCGGCACGGCCATGGCCAGCAAAGTGGCCGGTGGACGCGTGGCCACCGTGGCGATCGACCGCATGGCATTTCTGGTGCCGGTGGCCGTGGGTGCCCAGCTGTCTTTTTATACCCAGGCGCTGGAGATCGGCCGCAGTTCGATCCAGATGATGGTCGAGGTCTGGAGTGACGATCCGCTGTCCAGCGAATGGCGCAAGGTCACCGAGGCGGTGTTTGTGTTCGTCGCCATCGATGGCAGTGGCCGTACCCGCTCGGTTCCGCCGCGCGCCCGTTAA
- a CDS encoding D-hexose-6-phosphate mutarotase, whose product MPTPHVEAVKLDELNGWRIRHGQAELLVAQQGAHILSYQVDGQPPLIWLNDQATFKAGKSIRAGVPVCWPWFGNLTRNPDSVQAMRVSNDPATAHGLVRAMDWELKGIEAQGESLKVEFVLPYPENGLSGWPHQVDLTLTIVMDEQLHIHLTSHNRGSETVSLSQALHSYFAVSDVRNVHVEGVDGLRYIETLDDWNTVTQAGDLHFAGETDRIYLDTPAKLSIVDPHWERRIELTSSGSRSAVIWNPWTERAKAFSDMADDGWQRMLCIETANVMDDVVTLLPQASHTLGVSIGSKPL is encoded by the coding sequence ATGCCTACGCCCCATGTCGAAGCCGTCAAACTGGATGAACTGAACGGCTGGCGCATCCGCCACGGTCAGGCCGAGTTGCTGGTGGCCCAGCAAGGCGCGCACATCCTCAGCTATCAGGTCGACGGCCAGCCGCCGCTGATCTGGCTCAACGACCAGGCAACGTTCAAGGCGGGCAAGAGCATCCGTGCCGGGGTGCCGGTGTGCTGGCCGTGGTTCGGCAACCTGACGCGCAACCCCGACAGCGTGCAGGCCATGCGCGTGAGCAACGATCCGGCCACCGCTCACGGCCTGGTGCGGGCCATGGATTGGGAGCTCAAGGGCATCGAAGCCCAGGGCGAGAGCCTGAAAGTGGAATTCGTGCTGCCCTACCCCGAAAACGGCCTCTCGGGCTGGCCCCATCAGGTGGACCTGACGCTGACTATCGTGATGGACGAGCAGTTGCACATCCACCTCACCAGCCATAACCGCGGCAGCGAAACCGTCAGCCTGAGCCAGGCGCTGCACAGTTACTTCGCTGTCAGTGACGTGCGCAACGTGCATGTCGAAGGCGTGGATGGCTTGCGTTATATCGAAACACTGGACGACTGGAATACCGTGACCCAGGCCGGCGATCTGCACTTTGCCGGCGAGACTGATCGCATCTATCTCGATACCCCAGCGAAGCTGAGCATCGTTGACCCGCACTGGGAACGACGCATCGAACTGACCAGCAGCGGTTCACGCTCGGCGGTGATCTGGAACCCCTGGACCGAACGCGCCAAGGCCTTCAGCGACATGGCCGACGATGGCTGGCAGCGCATGCTGTGTATCGAGACGGCGAATGTGATGGACGATGTGGTAACGCTGTTGCCGCAGGCCAGTCATACCCTCGGGGTGAGCATCGGTAGCAAGCCGCTCTAA
- a CDS encoding DUF3299 domain-containing protein: MRRLVLTLLLLGSGLAHAAELPETDWLELMPKSDQKALEAMPEIDHNTPEASGTFTEKGGLKQSKGLPAVMYSSKTVASMNDRHIRLGGYPVPLESDAKGRSTLFFLVPYPGACIHVPPPPPNQLILVRYPKGLKLDDIYTPLWVTGTLKIEKVDNDLASAAYALEAEKVRVVQEADL, encoded by the coding sequence ATGCGCCGTTTAGTCTTGACCCTCCTTCTGCTGGGCAGCGGCCTGGCCCACGCCGCCGAACTGCCGGAAACCGACTGGCTCGAACTGATGCCCAAGTCGGATCAGAAAGCCCTCGAGGCCATGCCCGAGATTGACCACAACACCCCCGAAGCCAGCGGCACCTTCACCGAAAAAGGTGGCTTGAAACAAAGCAAGGGCTTACCGGCGGTGATGTATTCGAGCAAGACCGTGGCGTCGATGAACGACCGGCATATCCGCCTGGGCGGCTACCCGGTGCCGCTGGAGTCCGACGCCAAGGGCCGCAGCACGCTGTTCTTCCTGGTGCCTTACCCCGGCGCCTGCATTCACGTCCCGCCACCACCGCCCAATCAACTGATACTGGTGCGCTATCCCAAGGGTTTGAAGCTGGACGACATCTACACACCGCTCTGGGTGACCGGCACGCTGAAGATCGAAAAGGTCGACAACGACCTGGCCAGCGCGGCGTACGCGCTGGAAGCGGAAAAGGTGAGGGTGGTGCAGGAGGCGGATCTGTAA
- a CDS encoding GlsB/YeaQ/YmgE family stress response membrane protein: protein MGIIGTIFIGLIVGLLARFLKPGDDSMGWIMTILLGIGGSLAATYGGQALGIYQAGEGAGFIGALVGAVVLLVIYGLIKRN from the coding sequence ATGGGAATCATTGGAACCATCTTTATCGGCTTGATCGTGGGCCTGCTGGCGCGCTTCCTGAAGCCGGGCGATGACAGCATGGGCTGGATCATGACCATCCTGCTCGGTATCGGCGGTTCGTTGGCAGCCACTTACGGCGGCCAGGCCCTGGGCATCTACCAGGCTGGCGAAGGCGCCGGTTTCATCGGTGCCCTGGTGGGCGCGGTGGTGTTGCTGGTGATCTACGGTCTGATCAAAAGAAACTGA
- a CDS encoding 5-(carboxyamino)imidazole ribonucleotide synthase produces the protein MKIGVIGGGQLGRMLALAGTPLGMNFAFLDPAPDACASALGEHLRADYGDQDHLRQLADEVDLVTFEFESVPAETVAFLSQFVPVYPSAEALRIARDRWFEKNMFKDLGIPTPAFADIQSQADLEAAVASIGLPAVLKTRTLGYDGKGQKVLRNPEDVAGTFAELGSVACLLEGFVPFTGEVSLIAVRARDGEIRFYPLVHNTHKDGILKLSVASTDHPLQALAEDYSSRVLKQLDYVGVMAFEFFEVDGGLKANEIAPRVHNSGHWTTEGAECSQFENHLRAVAGLPLGSTAKVGESAMLNFIGKVPDSEKVLAIADCHLHHYGKAFKAGRKVGHANLRCADRATLAQQIIKVETLIAEQ, from the coding sequence ATGAAGATCGGTGTAATCGGTGGCGGCCAGTTGGGTCGCATGTTGGCCCTGGCGGGAACGCCGCTGGGAATGAACTTCGCTTTCCTCGATCCGGCGCCGGACGCCTGCGCCAGCGCGCTGGGTGAACACCTGCGGGCCGACTACGGTGATCAGGACCATTTGCGCCAACTGGCCGATGAAGTCGATCTGGTGACCTTCGAGTTCGAGAGCGTCCCGGCCGAAACCGTTGCCTTCCTGTCCCAGTTCGTCCCGGTCTACCCGAGTGCCGAAGCCTTGCGCATCGCCCGCGACCGCTGGTTCGAAAAGAACATGTTCAAGGACCTGGGCATCCCTACACCCGCGTTCGCCGACATCCAGTCCCAGGCCGACCTGGAAGCCGCCGTTGCTTCCATCGGCCTGCCGGCCGTCCTCAAGACTCGCACCCTGGGCTACGACGGCAAGGGCCAGAAAGTCCTGCGCAATCCTGAGGATGTGGCCGGCACGTTCGCCGAGCTGGGCAGCGTGGCCTGCCTGCTGGAAGGTTTTGTACCGTTCACCGGGGAAGTCTCGTTGATCGCCGTGCGGGCTCGCGACGGGGAAATCCGTTTCTATCCGCTGGTGCACAACACCCACAAGGACGGCATTCTCAAGCTGTCCGTTGCCAGCACCGATCATCCGCTGCAGGCCCTGGCCGAGGACTACTCCAGCCGTGTGCTCAAGCAACTGGACTATGTCGGCGTGATGGCGTTCGAGTTCTTTGAAGTGGACGGCGGCCTCAAGGCCAATGAAATCGCCCCGCGCGTGCACAACTCCGGGCACTGGACCACCGAAGGCGCCGAGTGCAGCCAGTTTGAAAACCACCTGCGGGCGGTGGCCGGGCTGCCGCTGGGCTCGACCGCCAAAGTCGGCGAAAGCGCGATGCTCAATTTCATCGGCAAGGTGCCGGACAGCGAGAAAGTCCTGGCGATTGCCGATTGCCACCTGCATCACTATGGCAAGGCGTTCAAGGCCGGGCGCAAGGTCGGTCACGCCAACCTGCGCTGCGCTGACCGGGCCACGCTGGCCCAGCAGATCATCAAGGTCGAGACACTGATCGCCGAACAATAG